From a single Sphingosinicellaceae bacterium genomic region:
- a CDS encoding glutathione S-transferase N-terminal domain-containing protein, translating into MKIYTSIGPNPGVVTLFLAEKGVSLPTETLDIIKGENRQPDYLAKNPTGGTPLLELDDGSFLSESIAICEFIEELHPSPPLIGSTAVERAETRMWVRRIDLGYVQPLVAGFRGAEGLPMFESRMRCVTDGAAQLKACAADGLASIDSQLAGRDFVCGDRLTLADLLLLAFTDFGAAVGQAPDPALANVAAWHARMKARTLVAA; encoded by the coding sequence ATGAAGATCTACACCTCGATCGGCCCGAACCCCGGCGTCGTGACGCTGTTTCTCGCCGAGAAAGGGGTTTCCCTGCCGACCGAGACCCTCGACATCATCAAGGGTGAGAACCGGCAGCCGGACTATCTCGCCAAGAATCCAACCGGGGGTACGCCCCTGCTCGAGCTCGACGACGGCAGCTTCCTGTCCGAGAGCATTGCGATCTGCGAGTTCATCGAGGAATTGCATCCAAGCCCGCCCCTGATCGGGAGCACGGCGGTCGAGCGCGCCGAAACCCGGATGTGGGTCCGCCGTATCGATCTCGGCTACGTCCAGCCCCTGGTTGCGGGGTTTCGCGGTGCCGAGGGATTGCCGATGTTCGAAAGCCGGATGCGCTGCGTCACCGATGGGGCGGCGCAACTCAAGGCGTGTGCGGCCGATGGGCTCGCCTCGATCGATAGCCAGCTGGCGGGCCGAGATTTCGTCTGCGGCGACCGGCTGACGCTGGCTGACCTGCTGCTGCTGGCGTTCACCGACTTTGGCGCCGCGGTCGGCCAGGCACCTGACCCGGCGTTGGCGAACGTCGCGGCGTGGCACGCCCGGATGAAGGCGCGGACACTAGTCGCCGCCTAA
- a CDS encoding helix-turn-helix transcriptional regulator, translating to MRVTIRSIDDIHDAAVALCEVATARGLRIAACSDIASKDQMVDADGGIINGEVFGWMADGERWWEDTRLALSSPLPRACRYESEPFWVNEDGFHTHWRNRYLDEMNLADFKKRSLCAAAIVVPVHLPFGQIAAVSFPPSDDTRLDLSEDFAVHGELLGALSRRFISGYVSAMRTQQRMPSDCKLSKREVECLRWAAIGKTDKEISLILSRSHATVRYHVHRAGEKLNAVNRSQTVFKAGQLGYLGAAS from the coding sequence ATGCGCGTCACTATCCGTTCGATCGACGACATACATGATGCCGCCGTGGCGTTGTGCGAAGTCGCCACCGCGCGCGGACTGCGAATCGCCGCGTGCAGCGACATCGCGTCGAAGGATCAGATGGTCGACGCCGATGGCGGCATCATCAACGGCGAGGTGTTCGGCTGGATGGCCGATGGCGAGCGCTGGTGGGAGGACACCAGGCTGGCGCTGAGCTCGCCCCTGCCCCGCGCCTGCCGCTACGAGAGCGAGCCGTTCTGGGTCAACGAGGACGGCTTCCACACGCATTGGCGCAACCGCTACCTCGACGAGATGAACCTCGCCGATTTCAAGAAGCGCTCACTGTGCGCTGCGGCGATCGTCGTGCCGGTTCACCTGCCCTTTGGCCAGATCGCCGCTGTCAGCTTTCCACCATCCGATGATACCCGCCTCGATCTAAGCGAGGACTTCGCGGTCCACGGCGAGTTGCTCGGGGCGCTGTCACGGCGCTTCATCAGTGGCTACGTCAGCGCGATGCGGACCCAGCAACGCATGCCGTCGGACTGCAAATTGTCGAAACGCGAGGTCGAGTGCCTGCGCTGGGCGGCGATCGGCAAGACCGACAAGGAAATCAGCCTGATCCTGTCGCGCAGCCACGCCACCGTGCGCTATCACGTCCACCGGGCGGGCGAAAAACTGAACGCCGTCAACCGCAGCCAGACCGTCTTCAAGGCGGGCCAGCTCGGCTATCTCGGGGCGGCGTCCTAG
- a CDS encoding ThuA domain-containing protein has translation MSAALTRIDAHFVAAGKYHDIDFARLELLKLIYEHPEIRTSVSNDYSDIARLEACSLLITYTCDLMPSAAELVAIKAWLERGGRWLALHGTNSILEFTDGGVATPELRPDVMELLGTQFKAHPPIGPFTVEVCDSDHELSRGIADFEVIDELYLSKTLAPIRTLMRTTFTGEATGFVDANWQDAVVPILYLRDIGKGQILYNTLGHCRGHHDLPMVPFYAHPERCAWNYPVYYELLRRGLRWAMNR, from the coding sequence ATGAGCGCCGCCCTGACCCGGATCGACGCGCACTTCGTTGCCGCCGGCAAATACCACGACATCGACTTCGCGCGGCTCGAGTTGCTCAAGCTGATCTACGAGCACCCCGAAATCCGGACCAGTGTCTCCAACGATTACAGTGACATCGCGCGCCTGGAAGCCTGTTCGCTGCTGATCACCTACACGTGCGACCTGATGCCGAGCGCCGCCGAGCTGGTGGCGATCAAGGCCTGGCTCGAGCGTGGCGGCCGCTGGTTGGCGCTCCACGGCACGAACTCGATCCTCGAGTTCACCGACGGCGGCGTCGCCACCCCCGAGCTGCGGCCCGACGTGATGGAATTGCTCGGTACCCAGTTCAAGGCGCACCCGCCGATCGGGCCATTCACCGTCGAGGTCTGCGACTCGGACCACGAACTGAGCCGCGGCATTGCCGACTTCGAGGTCATCGACGAGCTTTACCTGTCGAAAACGCTCGCCCCGATCCGGACATTGATGCGGACGACCTTCACCGGCGAGGCGACTGGTTTCGTCGATGCCAACTGGCAGGATGCGGTGGTCCCGATCCTCTATCTGCGCGACATCGGCAAGGGCCAGATCCTCTACAACACCCTCGGTCACTGCCGCGGCCACCACGACCTGCCGATGGTGCCATTTTATGCCCACCCCGAACGGTGCGCTTGGAACTACCCGGTCTATTACGAACTCCTCAGGCGAGGACTGCGCTGGGCGATGAACCGATAA
- a CDS encoding glucose 1-dehydrogenase, with translation MRLRGKVALISGGAEGIGAETARRFVAEGASVMLGDIQLDKAQALATELGSAAAAVKLDVTVLADWEAAVAATVARFGKLTNLCNIAGISEPGTVVEVGLDSWRRTIDINLNGTFYGCRAAIPALAANGGPAAIVNTGSMLALRPGATYAAYCASKAAVTTLTKCIALEVADRGIRANAVHPGAIRTPMFERYLANSPGTLDEVEAAFAAHHPLGRVGEAIEVANAIVYLSSDESSFTTGADITVDGGAAIRS, from the coding sequence ATGCGATTGCGCGGCAAGGTCGCCTTGATATCGGGCGGCGCGGAGGGCATCGGGGCCGAGACGGCGCGGCGCTTCGTTGCCGAGGGCGCGTCGGTGATGCTCGGCGACATCCAGCTCGACAAGGCGCAGGCGCTGGCCACCGAACTGGGCAGCGCCGCCGCCGCGGTGAAGCTCGACGTCACGGTGCTGGCGGATTGGGAGGCGGCGGTCGCGGCGACGGTCGCGCGCTTCGGGAAATTGACCAACCTGTGCAACATTGCCGGCATCTCGGAACCGGGAACGGTCGTGGAGGTCGGGCTCGATAGCTGGCGACGGACCATCGATATCAACCTGAACGGTACTTTTTACGGCTGCCGTGCAGCGATCCCGGCACTGGCGGCAAATGGTGGTCCGGCGGCAATCGTCAACACCGGCTCGATGCTGGCGCTGCGACCGGGCGCGACCTACGCCGCCTATTGCGCCTCGAAGGCCGCCGTCACGACCCTGACCAAGTGCATCGCGCTCGAGGTCGCCGACCGGGGCATTCGCGCCAACGCGGTCCACCCCGGCGCGATCCGCACCCCGATGTTCGAGCGCTACCTCGCCAATAGCCCCGGCACCCTGGACGAAGTCGAAGCGGCGTTCGCGGCGCACCATCCGCTCGGGCGAGTCGGCGAGGCGATCGAGGTCGCCAACGCCATCGTCTACCTTTCGTCCGACGAATCGAGCTTCACCACTGGCGCCGACATAACCGTCGACGGCGGCGCGGCGATCCGCTCATGA
- a CDS encoding cytochrome P450: protein MPAIDFLGAETLSDPFAVYQLGLARGPVHPVPGTGITIVLGYAALTEAVGRIEDFSNDFAAVLAGMRSADPEVVAILDTGWPQRNTLLTADPPDHTRFRKLVNLAFSMQRVDALEAHMRRLVGGLIDGFVDAGHCEFVREFAIPLPVQLITEQIGIDSTDFATVKRWSDAFADRLGGQIAKPRELECAAEVIEFQHAMKRKIDERRERPQDDLLSDLVNARIDGQTPLDDAELMSILQQLMVAGNETTTSALAGGLVHLIRHPGQADKVRANPALLPNLVEEVLRLESPTAGLWRVVKRDTELAGVPVKAGSMLLLRFAAANRDPARFADPDAFDVERKNARTHVAFGRGIHMCVGNMLSRKEMAVAFGELLARLTDIEITDEAALVCHPNMLLRGLSALPIRFTAANTKLEH, encoded by the coding sequence CTGCCCGCGATCGACTTCCTCGGTGCCGAGACGCTGTCCGACCCGTTCGCGGTCTACCAGCTTGGGCTGGCGCGCGGCCCGGTTCACCCGGTCCCCGGCACCGGCATCACCATCGTCCTGGGCTATGCGGCGCTGACGGAGGCGGTGGGGAGGATCGAGGACTTCTCCAACGACTTCGCCGCCGTGCTGGCCGGAATGCGATCGGCCGATCCCGAGGTCGTCGCCATCCTCGACACCGGCTGGCCGCAGCGTAACACGCTCCTGACGGCCGACCCGCCCGACCACACGCGCTTCCGGAAGCTGGTCAACCTCGCCTTCTCGATGCAGCGCGTCGATGCACTCGAGGCGCATATGCGTCGCCTTGTCGGCGGCCTGATCGACGGGTTCGTCGACGCCGGGCACTGCGAGTTCGTGCGTGAGTTCGCGATCCCCTTGCCGGTGCAGCTCATCACCGAGCAGATCGGCATCGACAGCACCGACTTCGCCACCGTCAAGCGCTGGTCCGATGCCTTTGCCGACCGGCTCGGCGGCCAGATCGCCAAGCCGCGCGAACTCGAATGCGCCGCCGAGGTGATCGAATTCCAGCATGCAATGAAGCGCAAGATCGACGAGCGGCGCGAACGCCCGCAGGACGACCTGCTGTCGGACCTCGTCAACGCGCGTATCGACGGCCAGACACCGCTCGACGATGCCGAGCTGATGTCGATCCTCCAGCAATTGATGGTCGCGGGCAACGAGACCACGACCTCGGCGCTGGCGGGCGGGCTGGTCCACCTGATCCGCCACCCCGGGCAGGCCGACAAGGTCCGCGCCAACCCGGCGCTGCTACCCAACCTCGTCGAAGAGGTGCTGCGCCTCGAGAGCCCGACCGCCGGCCTGTGGCGGGTGGTCAAGCGCGACACCGAGCTGGCGGGCGTGCCGGTCAAGGCGGGCTCGATGCTGCTGCTGCGCTTCGCCGCCGCCAACCGCGACCCGGCGCGCTTCGCCGATCCCGACGCCTTCGATGTCGAGCGCAAGAACGCCCGCACCCACGTCGCCTTCGGGCGCGGCATCCACATGTGCGTCGGCAACATGCTGTCGCGGAAGGAAATGGCGGTGGCGTTCGGCGAGCTGCTGGCGCGACTGACCGACATCGAGATCACCGACGAAGCAGCATTGGTCTGCCATCCGAACATGCTGCTGAGAGGGCTCAGCGCACTGCCGATCCGCTTCACGGCGGCGAACACGAAGCTGGAGCACTGA
- a CDS encoding SDR family oxidoreductase — protein MSGRLAGRRAVVTGAASGIGAATVARLRVDGAEVIAVDLTGDGLIADVSTDDGIAAIVAACEGRLDILINNAGVCPVGPAAELADADWRRALEINVTAPFRLSRALVPLLARSKAGRIVNTGSLMSSYGNATLAAYSASKHAVLGLTRALANDFGPMGITVNCIQPGCIVTGMTAALLEDPAAVAYYTERSPLGRLGLPEDIADVFAFLVSDDARFITGQGITVDGGVMSHG, from the coding sequence GTGAGCGGCCGTCTGGCGGGGCGTCGCGCCGTCGTCACCGGAGCCGCCTCGGGCATCGGGGCGGCAACCGTGGCGCGGCTGCGCGTCGATGGAGCCGAGGTCATCGCGGTCGACCTGACCGGCGACGGGTTGATCGCCGACGTCTCCACCGACGACGGCATCGCCGCGATCGTAGCCGCCTGCGAGGGCCGCCTCGATATCCTGATCAACAACGCCGGGGTCTGCCCGGTCGGACCCGCGGCTGAACTCGCCGATGCCGACTGGCGGCGCGCGCTCGAGATCAACGTCACCGCGCCGTTCCGCCTGTCGCGGGCGCTGGTGCCGCTGCTGGCCAGATCGAAGGCCGGTCGCATCGTCAACACCGGCTCGCTGATGTCGAGCTACGGCAACGCCACGCTCGCGGCCTATTCGGCCTCGAAGCACGCCGTCCTCGGCTTGACCCGCGCGCTCGCCAACGACTTCGGGCCGATGGGCATCACCGTGAACTGCATCCAGCCGGGCTGCATCGTCACCGGCATGACCGCGGCGCTGCTCGAGGACCCGGCAGCGGTCGCTTATTACACCGAGCGCTCGCCGCTCGGCCGGCTCGGCTTGCCCGAAGACATCGCCGACGTCTTCGCCTTCCTGGTTTCGGACGACGCCCGCTTCATCACCGGCCAGGGCATCACCGTCGACGGCGGCGTCATGAGCCACGGCTGA
- a CDS encoding NADP-dependent oxidoreductase, which translates to MMTNRRFLLVRRPRGVPVADDFSLVTQPLPELGDGEFLIRNHYASLDPAMRGWLDDAPSYMPPVPLGDPVRASTIGVVEQSRNPRFPVGDWVMGLNASEEFSLAQDGGFTQPIDATAVPQVTNYLSLFGAVGLTAYFGFLEVCEPKPGDTVLVTGAAGAVGSLVGQIARLSGCRVIGIAGGPEKCERLTTRYGYDAAVDYRGKDVDALAAAIREAAPDGLDIIFENVGGVCLDAGLMNLRHGARIGLCGLISEYNAGAPVGARNIWQLIVHSASIRGLLVRDFLPRFAEGAAAMDAWLKDGSLVFDEHIDEGIDNALPAFMRLFEGTNDGKMILKIAR; encoded by the coding sequence TTGATGACGAACCGACGTTTCCTGCTGGTGCGGCGACCCCGCGGCGTACCGGTCGCCGACGACTTCAGCCTGGTGACGCAGCCACTGCCCGAGCTGGGCGACGGCGAATTCCTGATCCGCAATCACTATGCCTCGCTCGATCCGGCGATGCGCGGCTGGCTCGACGATGCGCCGTCGTACATGCCGCCGGTACCGCTCGGCGATCCGGTCCGCGCCTCGACCATCGGCGTCGTCGAGCAGAGCCGCAACCCGCGCTTCCCCGTCGGTGACTGGGTGATGGGCCTGAACGCCAGCGAGGAGTTCTCGCTCGCGCAGGACGGCGGCTTCACCCAGCCGATCGACGCGACCGCGGTGCCGCAGGTCACCAACTATCTGTCGCTGTTCGGCGCGGTCGGGCTGACCGCCTATTTCGGCTTCCTCGAAGTCTGCGAGCCCAAGCCCGGCGACACCGTGCTTGTTACCGGCGCCGCCGGCGCGGTCGGCTCGCTGGTCGGGCAGATCGCGCGGCTGAGCGGCTGCCGGGTCATCGGCATCGCCGGCGGTCCCGAGAAGTGCGAGCGGTTGACCACGCGCTACGGCTACGATGCCGCCGTCGACTATCGCGGCAAGGACGTCGACGCGCTTGCCGCCGCGATCCGCGAGGCTGCGCCGGATGGCCTCGACATCATCTTCGAGAACGTCGGCGGCGTCTGCCTTGATGCCGGGCTGATGAACCTGCGCCACGGCGCGCGCATCGGGCTGTGCGGTCTGATCAGCGAGTACAATGCCGGTGCCCCCGTCGGCGCGCGCAACATCTGGCAGCTCATTGTCCACTCGGCCTCGATCCGCGGGTTGCTGGTCCGCGATTTCCTGCCGCGCTTCGCCGAAGGCGCGGCGGCGATGGACGCGTGGCTCAAGGACGGCAGCCTGGTCTTCGACGAGCACATCGACGAGGGCATCGACAACGCCCTGCCCGCCTTCATGCGGCTGTTCGAGGGCACCAACGACGGCAAGATGATCCTGAAGATCGCGCGGTGA
- a CDS encoding SDR family oxidoreductase: protein MTEPPIAVVTGATSGIGRATAVRLARDGFHVIACGRDPVRGAAVVADIEATGSTGRFHAFDVTAEADWAELARRIEADHGRFDVLVNSAGGFFSKSLPDTTLAEFRALWTLDVESVLLGTKYALRAMRDTRSAGSIVNVSSLAGLIALDDCAAYCAAKAAVTHLSRVAALEGAAFAPAVRVNSLNPGVIWTEMITGSYGDSDAVRAFVMDGNALQRVGEAEDIANAAAYLAGAASRMVTGTAMVVDGGRGAD, encoded by the coding sequence ATGACCGAGCCGCCCATTGCCGTCGTTACCGGCGCGACGTCGGGTATCGGCCGTGCCACCGCGGTCCGACTGGCGCGCGACGGCTTCCATGTCATCGCCTGCGGCCGCGATCCCGTGCGCGGCGCTGCCGTCGTTGCCGACATCGAGGCGACCGGCAGCACCGGGCGCTTCCATGCCTTCGACGTCACCGCCGAGGCCGACTGGGCCGAACTCGCGCGCCGCATCGAGGCCGATCACGGCCGCTTCGATGTCCTGGTCAACAGCGCCGGCGGCTTTTTCTCGAAGTCCCTGCCCGACACGACGCTCGCCGAGTTTCGCGCGCTCTGGACACTCGATGTCGAGAGCGTCCTGCTCGGCACCAAATACGCGCTGCGGGCGATGCGCGACACGCGCAGCGCCGGGAGCATCGTCAACGTCTCGTCGCTCGCCGGGCTGATCGCGCTCGACGACTGCGCGGCTTATTGCGCCGCCAAGGCCGCAGTCACGCACCTGTCGCGGGTTGCGGCGCTGGAGGGCGCGGCGTTCGCGCCGGCGGTCCGGGTCAACTCGCTGAACCCGGGCGTGATCTGGACCGAGATGATCACTGGCAGCTACGGCGACAGCGACGCTGTGCGCGCCTTCGTCATGGACGGCAACGCGCTGCAGCGGGTCGGCGAGGCCGAGGACATTGCCAATGCAGCCGCGTATCTTGCCGGCGCGGCTTCGAGAATGGTGACCGGCACGGCCATGGTGGTCGATGGCGGCCGAGGAGCAGATTGA
- a CDS encoding SDR family oxidoreductase: MNHAGNLHGKVFIVTGAASGIGAATVRLIEARGGVAVATDLAGTDVKLDVTEPADWDVAIAATLAEHGRIDGLVSNAGIASSGALVDLDLEDFRRSSRVHVEGAFIGIQKIVAQLRVQSSPALGSIVVVASVMAAQAAPNVAAYAATKAGLSNMARAIGVELGRKGDFIRVNVVAPGPVATPMLRAVMPAGSVDSQASWTGVPLRRPSEADEIAETIVYLLSEDSSFMTASVTTVDGGWSLT; this comes from the coding sequence GTGAACCACGCCGGCAATCTCCACGGCAAGGTCTTCATCGTCACCGGCGCCGCGAGCGGCATCGGCGCGGCCACCGTACGACTGATCGAGGCGCGCGGCGGCGTCGCGGTCGCCACCGACCTCGCGGGCACCGACGTCAAGCTCGACGTCACCGAGCCTGCCGACTGGGACGTGGCGATCGCCGCGACATTGGCTGAGCATGGCCGCATCGACGGCCTCGTCTCGAATGCCGGGATTGCCAGCTCCGGGGCGCTCGTCGACCTCGACCTCGAGGACTTCCGGCGCAGCTCCCGCGTCCATGTCGAGGGTGCCTTCATCGGCATCCAGAAAATCGTCGCCCAGCTTCGCGTCCAGTCGTCGCCGGCGCTGGGCAGCATCGTCGTCGTCGCCTCGGTGATGGCGGCACAGGCAGCGCCCAACGTCGCCGCCTACGCCGCGACCAAGGCCGGGCTGTCGAACATGGCGCGCGCCATCGGCGTCGAGCTGGGGCGGAAGGGCGACTTCATCCGCGTCAACGTCGTCGCCCCGGGCCCCGTCGCAACCCCGATGCTGCGCGCCGTGATGCCCGCCGGCTCGGTCGACAGCCAGGCAAGCTGGACTGGTGTACCACTACGCCGCCCTTCCGAGGCCGACGAGATCGCCGAGACCATCGTCTACCTGCTGTCCGAGGATTCGAGCTTCATGACCGCCTCGGTCACTACCGTCGACGGCGGCTGGAGCCTGACGTGA